The Ruania alba genome window below encodes:
- a CDS encoding DUF4282 domain-containing protein, with the protein MSYSPPPPGGPNDQNQNPQPPQPAGPPPGSVPPPGTPSFGGESGQQPPPPGTPSFGGASGQQPPPPGTPSYGGASGQQPGPPPQAPPPAYGQQPGGPPPPGGYGQQPGYPQAGPGQYPQQREGNGFFSAFFDFTFSRYVTLTFAKVIFIIALIIAILWWLGLILSGFGMASMGSAMSAYGGGGGGTVIFGVLAILFGWIPPALFLVAVRVGLEFTVATIKTAQNTSVLADRD; encoded by the coding sequence GTGTCCTATTCCCCGCCGCCACCCGGTGGCCCGAACGACCAGAACCAGAACCCGCAGCCGCCCCAGCCCGCAGGGCCGCCGCCGGGTTCCGTGCCGCCGCCGGGCACGCCCTCGTTCGGTGGGGAGTCGGGTCAACAGCCACCGCCGCCGGGCACGCCGTCGTTCGGTGGGGCGTCTGGTCAGCAACCGCCGCCGCCGGGTACCCCCTCCTACGGTGGTGCCTCGGGTCAACAGCCTGGACCACCACCGCAGGCCCCGCCACCTGCCTACGGTCAGCAACCGGGCGGCCCACCCCCTCCGGGAGGGTATGGCCAGCAGCCCGGCTACCCGCAGGCAGGGCCCGGCCAGTACCCACAGCAGCGCGAGGGGAACGGCTTCTTCAGCGCCTTCTTCGACTTCACGTTCTCCCGGTACGTCACGCTGACGTTCGCGAAGGTCATCTTCATCATCGCCCTGATCATCGCGATCCTCTGGTGGCTCGGCCTGATCCTCAGTGGTTTCGGGATGGCCAGCATGGGGTCGGCCATGTCCGCTTACGGCGGCGGTGGAGGCGGCACCGTCATCTTCGGCGTTCTGGCGATCCTGTTCGGATGGATCCCGCCGGCGCTCTTCCTGGTGGCCGTGCGGGTGGGCC
- a CDS encoding heat shock protein transcriptional repressor HspR, with product MAAYDAPIFLISMAAERAGMHPQTLRQYDRLGLVVPRRARGQGRRYSERDVDVLREVQRLSQEEGINLAGIKRILELASENERLEVEIARLRERAGLSRRVFTADAAGDVVAVPLGTRLRRAEQSSALVVWRPHR from the coding sequence ATGGCGGCCTATGACGCACCGATCTTCCTGATCTCGATGGCCGCCGAGCGCGCCGGGATGCACCCGCAGACGCTGCGCCAGTACGACCGGCTCGGCCTGGTGGTGCCCCGCCGCGCTCGCGGCCAGGGCCGGCGCTACTCCGAGCGAGACGTTGATGTGCTGCGCGAGGTGCAGCGACTCTCCCAGGAAGAGGGCATCAACCTCGCCGGCATCAAACGGATCCTTGAGCTCGCCTCCGAGAACGAGCGGCTCGAGGTGGAGATTGCCCGCCTGCGCGAGCGCGCGGGCCTCTCCCGCCGGGTGTTCACCGCCGATGCCGCAGGAGATGTCGTGGCGGTGCCCCTGGGCACCCGTCTGCGGCGCGCGGAGCAGTCGAGCGCGCTCGTGGTCTGGCGGCCGCACCGCTGA
- a CDS encoding DnaJ C-terminal domain-containing protein — translation MTGQDWLEKDFYATLGVPKDADAAAIKKAYRKLARTWHPDQNPGDAKAEQKFKEIGEAYGVLSDPEQRKQYDGLRAMAGGGPRFASGPGGAAGAGGFEDLFGGMFGGAPGQAGPGGARVRYSTGGAPGGMPGGGFEDLLGGLFGGAGPGGPAGFSRNAPAKGGDITTSASLPFRSAVEGATVSLTLDGSRTMTVRIPAGVRDGQKIRLSGKGQPSPSGGPAGDLIVTVNVEPHPVFAMNGKNLTMTVPVTFPEAVYGATIAVPTLSGDEVRLKVPPGTQSGTRLRAKGRGVDTKSGTGDLIVTIEVAVPRNLSKAASEALAAFAEASDGTDPRAHLAASAKA, via the coding sequence ATGACCGGGCAGGACTGGTTGGAGAAGGATTTCTACGCGACGCTGGGCGTGCCCAAGGACGCCGACGCCGCCGCGATCAAGAAGGCCTACCGCAAGCTGGCCCGCACCTGGCACCCGGACCAGAATCCGGGCGATGCCAAGGCGGAGCAGAAGTTCAAGGAGATCGGCGAGGCCTACGGGGTGCTCTCCGATCCTGAGCAGCGCAAGCAGTACGACGGGCTGCGTGCCATGGCCGGAGGCGGACCCCGGTTCGCCTCCGGTCCGGGTGGCGCCGCTGGTGCCGGTGGGTTCGAGGACCTGTTCGGTGGCATGTTCGGTGGCGCGCCCGGTCAGGCCGGCCCCGGGGGTGCGCGCGTGCGGTACAGCACCGGCGGTGCGCCCGGCGGGATGCCCGGGGGCGGGTTCGAGGACCTGCTCGGCGGGCTGTTCGGCGGCGCTGGGCCGGGCGGACCGGCTGGATTCTCCCGGAACGCCCCCGCCAAGGGGGGCGACATCACGACCTCCGCTTCCTTGCCGTTCCGGTCCGCCGTCGAGGGGGCCACCGTCTCGCTCACCCTGGACGGCTCACGCACCATGACCGTACGAATCCCGGCCGGAGTGCGGGACGGGCAGAAGATCAGGCTCTCCGGGAAGGGGCAGCCGAGCCCCAGTGGCGGCCCGGCCGGTGACCTGATCGTCACGGTGAACGTGGAGCCGCACCCGGTCTTCGCCATGAATGGCAAGAATCTCACCATGACCGTGCCGGTGACCTTCCCGGAGGCGGTGTACGGGGCCACGATCGCGGTACCGACCCTGTCCGGAGACGAGGTGCGCCTCAAAGTTCCGCCAGGGACCCAGTCCGGGACGCGCCTACGAGCCAAGGGTCGTGGCGTGGACACGAAGTCCGGCACCGGCGACCTGATCGTCACCATCGAGGTGGCGGTGCCGCGCAACCTGAGCAAGGCCGCAAGTGAGGCGCTCGCTGCATTTGCCGAGGCCAGTGACGGCACCGATCCTCGCGCCCATCTGGCTGCGTCAGCGAAGGCGTGA
- a CDS encoding nucleotide exchange factor GrpE has translation MSDSGSDEQPVIRDKRRLNPQTGELRTPEEVAAAEEAATAAAERAGSASTLPGQESDGGAAEIPDVAPAGAAEGADGTQDPLAEAQAQAGDLQDQLARAKADLYNLDQRFNQFVKRSRAEAQAEKGRGVESVVEALVPVLDDIDAARAHGGLEGPLAAVAEKLESTLTTRFEVERYGAAGEEFDPNVHEALMHSASEEVESETVSQVLQPGYRVGERVVRPARVAVTGPQ, from the coding sequence GTGAGCGATTCCGGATCTGACGAGCAGCCGGTCATCCGCGACAAGCGGCGGCTGAACCCGCAGACCGGTGAGCTCCGTACGCCGGAGGAGGTGGCCGCCGCTGAGGAGGCGGCCACCGCCGCCGCCGAGCGTGCCGGCTCCGCGAGCACGTTGCCTGGTCAGGAGTCCGACGGCGGAGCCGCAGAGATCCCCGACGTCGCCCCCGCCGGGGCTGCTGAGGGGGCCGACGGTACTCAGGACCCGCTGGCCGAGGCCCAGGCCCAGGCCGGCGACCTGCAGGACCAGCTCGCCCGCGCCAAGGCGGACCTGTACAACCTCGACCAGCGCTTCAACCAGTTCGTGAAGCGCTCCCGGGCAGAGGCTCAGGCCGAGAAGGGCCGAGGCGTGGAGTCCGTGGTCGAGGCACTCGTCCCGGTGCTCGACGACATCGACGCCGCCCGTGCGCACGGCGGGCTCGAGGGCCCGCTGGCTGCCGTGGCGGAGAAGCTCGAGTCCACGCTGACCACCCGCTTCGAGGTGGAGCGATACGGCGCCGCAGGTGAGGAGTTCGACCCGAACGTGCACGAGGCGCTCATGCACTCGGCGAGCGAGGAGGTCGAGTCCGAGACGGTCTCCCAGGTACTCCAGCCCGGCTACCGGGTGGGCGAGCGTGTGGTGCGTCCGGCCCGCGTGGCGGTGACCGGCCCGCAGTGA